One Peromyscus leucopus breed LL Stock chromosome 2, UCI_PerLeu_2.1, whole genome shotgun sequence DNA window includes the following coding sequences:
- the Tmem69 gene encoding transmembrane protein 69 yields MLHFIQKFSGASSKMLKYPFTVKLRTRRIDLLSPKTSPQQNLFPLPPRTWLAPSFQVYMKKIQCYHASPCNFKRQQKEALLPSRPPSSITYLPDSPKPALYISLVGLIPFIAPPLTMVVTKSYIPILALTQMAYGASFLAFLGGVRWGFALPESSPAKPDYINLASSMSPVVFSWLAILFSERLSEAIVTVIIGLGVALHNELFLLPHYPNWFKALRIVSTVVAFCSFVVTLILKSIYPEKGTKKFG; encoded by the exons ATGCTTCACTTCATCCAGAAATTTTCTGGAGCGTCTTCAAAG ATGCTGAAGTACCCTTTTACAGTGAAACTCAGAACCAGAAGAATAGATTTACTTTCTCCTAAGACATCTCCTCAGCAGAACCTTTTCCCTTTGCCTCCAAGGACTTGGCTTGCCCCATCATTTCAAGTGTATATGAAGAAGATACAATGCTATCATGCATCACCATGCAACTTTAAAAGACAACAGAAGGAAGCACTCCTTCCCTCCAGGCCACCAAGCAGCATCACTTACCTACCTGATAGCCCAAAGCCAGCATTATATATAAGTCTTGTGGGGCTAATTCCCTTTATTgctccacccctcaccatggTCGTAACAAAGTCTTATATCCCTATACTAGCTCTTACTCAGATGGCTTATGGAGCCAGTTTCCTAGCTTTCTTGGGAGGGGTCAGATGGGGCTTTGCTCTGCCAGAAAGTAGTCCAGCCAAACCAGACTACATTAATTTAGCTAGTAGTATGAGCCCTGTTGTATTTTCATGGCTAGCCATCCTCTTTTCTGAAAGACTCAGTGAAGCCATAGTCACGGTAATAATAGGTTTAGGGGTAGCATTACACAATGAACTTTTCCTTTTGCCACATTATCCCAACTGGTTCAAAGCCTTGAGGATAGTAAGTACTGTAGTGGCTTTTTGCTCATTTGTAGTCACTTTAATACTTAAAAGCATTTATCCAGAAAAAGGGACCAAGAAATTTGGTTAA